A region of Cryomorphaceae bacterium DNA encodes the following proteins:
- the acs gene encoding acetate--CoA ligase, whose protein sequence is MIQKINSLEEYHQHYKKSVENPEAFWADIASTFRWRKRWKKVLNWEFNTPRVEWFSDGKLNITENCLDRHLAENGEKIALRWIPNDPSVVHRDISYRELYERVNRFANGLKKLGVEKGDRVCIYMPMVPQLAVAVLACARIGAIHSVVFAGFSAKSLRDRIQDADCKVVVTSDGGYRGAKTIDLKSIVDDALTDCPSVRQVVVYEHVKSNPPMNEVRDIWWHNLVSDCNTNLEAEEMDAEDVLFILYTSGSTGKPKGVVHTTGGYMVYAEYTFRNVFQYIPGQVYWCTADIGWITGHTYIIYGPLLAGATSIMFEGVPTYPDAGRFWDVVEKYRVNIFYTAPTAIRALMAHGNEFVEKYNLSSLKVLGSVGEPINEEAWEWYHEVVGKGNCPIVDTWWQTETGGILISPLAGRTPLKPSFATLPLPGVQPAIVDSEGNELEGTGVEGNLCIKFPWPGMLRTTWGDHERLRLTYFSAFENKYFTGDGAKRDADGYYRITGRVDDVINVSGHRFGTAEIEDAIDEHEAVIESAVVGYPHDIKGQGIYAYVIVSQGLDNPDKMRKEITDMVVKQIGPIAKPDKIQIVSGLPKTRSGKIMRRVLRKIAEGQADQIGDTSTLLDPEVVEEIKASAL, encoded by the coding sequence ATGATACAGAAGATTAATTCCCTCGAAGAATACCACCAACATTACAAGAAAAGCGTAGAGAACCCTGAAGCTTTCTGGGCTGACATTGCATCGACATTCCGGTGGCGAAAACGCTGGAAAAAGGTCTTAAATTGGGAGTTTAATACCCCACGAGTAGAATGGTTCTCCGATGGCAAGCTCAATATAACCGAAAACTGCCTGGATCGTCATCTCGCAGAAAACGGAGAGAAAATAGCCCTCAGGTGGATTCCGAACGACCCATCGGTTGTACACAGAGACATAAGCTATCGCGAATTATACGAGCGTGTTAATCGGTTTGCCAATGGATTGAAGAAACTCGGCGTAGAGAAAGGAGACCGGGTGTGTATTTATATGCCCATGGTTCCGCAGTTGGCTGTTGCGGTTCTCGCTTGCGCCCGAATAGGAGCTATTCACTCCGTTGTATTCGCAGGCTTTTCGGCCAAATCCCTAAGAGACAGGATTCAAGATGCTGATTGCAAAGTAGTTGTTACCTCAGACGGGGGATATCGCGGAGCAAAAACCATTGATCTTAAAAGCATTGTTGACGATGCGCTCACAGATTGCCCCTCGGTGAGGCAAGTGGTGGTTTACGAACACGTAAAATCGAACCCGCCAATGAACGAAGTCAGAGACATATGGTGGCACAATCTCGTGTCTGATTGTAATACAAATCTCGAGGCTGAAGAAATGGATGCTGAAGATGTACTCTTTATACTTTACACATCCGGCTCCACAGGAAAACCAAAAGGAGTGGTGCACACCACGGGCGGCTATATGGTATATGCCGAGTACACCTTTCGCAATGTTTTTCAATACATACCCGGTCAGGTGTACTGGTGTACGGCAGATATCGGCTGGATCACCGGTCACACCTACATCATCTACGGACCTTTACTGGCAGGCGCTACGAGCATCATGTTCGAAGGGGTGCCTACATATCCCGATGCAGGTCGCTTTTGGGACGTGGTTGAAAAATACCGCGTAAACATCTTCTACACTGCGCCCACGGCCATTCGTGCATTGATGGCTCACGGCAACGAATTTGTTGAAAAATACAACCTCAGCTCCCTCAAAGTATTGGGCTCCGTTGGTGAGCCCATCAACGAAGAAGCCTGGGAGTGGTACCATGAAGTAGTGGGCAAAGGCAACTGCCCCATTGTGGATACGTGGTGGCAAACCGAAACGGGAGGTATTCTCATTTCACCATTGGCCGGCCGCACACCCCTCAAACCGAGTTTTGCCACGCTACCACTACCCGGTGTTCAGCCCGCAATCGTAGATTCTGAAGGCAACGAATTGGAAGGAACCGGTGTGGAAGGCAACCTTTGTATCAAATTTCCGTGGCCCGGAATGCTCCGCACTACCTGGGGCGACCATGAACGGCTGCGCCTCACCTACTTTTCAGCCTTCGAGAACAAATACTTCACCGGCGATGGGGCCAAACGCGATGCCGACGGGTACTACAGGATAACGGGACGTGTGGATGACGTGATCAACGTGTCGGGGCACCGATTTGGTACGGCCGAAATTGAAGACGCTATTGATGAACACGAAGCAGTGATTGAAAGTGCCGTAGTGGGCTATCCGCACGACATCAAAGGGCAGGGAATCTACGCATACGTAATTGTGTCGCAGGGCCTTGATAACCCGGATAAGATGCGAAAGGAAATTACCGACATGGTGGTAAAACAAATCGGTCCGATTGCCAAGCCTGATAAAATTCAAATCGTAAGCGGGTTACCCAAAACCCGCTCCGGCAAAATCATGCGACGTGTTTTGCGCAAAATCGCCGAAGGTCAGGCAGACCAGATTGGTGACACTTCTACCCTGCTCGACCCTGAGGTTGTAGAGGAAATCAAAGCGTCTGCCTTGTAG